A window of Vigna unguiculata cultivar IT97K-499-35 chromosome 4, ASM411807v1, whole genome shotgun sequence contains these coding sequences:
- the LOC114181157 gene encoding transcription factor bHLH68-like, producing the protein MHRSVVQSSPVQQMMAGNPNWWNININTMPPQQPSPFFSSPSNFPIPYAAPSSLPFPSWNENQDLPESWSQLLMSGVVDEQGKVGMGQFQTKKMENWEDQMLGQAQNASLVDVKQENSVNSYVYGHGNEELQSSKPSWSPKSSCATSFSSNMLDFSNSNTDARHPPPDRSSECNSSAGGGALKKARVQPSATTQATFKVRKEKLGDRITALHQLVSPFGKTDTASVLLEAIGYIRFLQSQIEALSLPYLSGGPGSGRQQNSVQGEKNCIFPEDPGQLLNNENSLKRKAAGEPETEEEQKKGLRSRGLCLVPVSCTLQVGSDNGADYWAPALGGGFR; encoded by the exons ATGCATAGAAGTGTTGTTCAGAGCTCACCAGTGCAACAAATGATGGCTGGAAACCCTAACTGGTGGAACATCAATATCAACACCATGCCTCCACAACAACCTTCTCCTTTCTTCTCCTCTCCTTCAAACTTTCCCATCCCTTATGCTGCTCCTTCTTCTCTTCCCTTTCCTTCTTGGAACGAAAATCAAGACCTTCCTGAATCATGGAGCCAGTTACTCAT GAGTGGAGTGGTGGATGAACAAGGAAAAGTTGGGATGGGACAGTTTCAGACGAAGAAGATGGAGAACTGGGAGGATCAAATGCTAGGTCAAGCTCAAAACGCTTCTCTGGTTGATGTTAAACAAGAAAATTCGGTTAACAGTTATGTATATGGCCATGGAAACGAAGAGCTTCagtcatcaaaaccatcttggTCTCCGAAATCATCATGTGCCACAAGTTTCAGTAGCAACATGTTAGATTTCTCTAACAGTAACACAGATGCAAGACATCCTCCACCAGATCGATCTTCTGAG TGCAATAGCAGTGCAGGTGGTGGGGCACTGAAGAAAGCTAGGGTTCAACCCTCTGCTACAACACAGGCTACATTCAAG GTTAGGAAGGAGAAGCTAGGTGACAGAATTACAGCTCTTCATCAACTCGTTTCCCCATTTGGGAAG ACTGACACAGCCTCTGTCTTGTTAGAAGCTATTGGGTATATCAGATTCCTTCAGAGTCAAATTGAG GCCCTTAGCTTACCATACTTGAGCGGTGGACCAGGGAGTGGGAGGCAGCAGAATTCT gttCAAGGAGAGAAGAATTGTATATTCCCTGAAGACCCTGGTCAG CTGCTGAATAATGAGAACAGCTTGAAAAGGAAAGCAGCTGGAGAACCG GAAACTGAAGAAGAACAAAAGAAGGGGCTGAGGAGTAGAGGGTTGTGTCTGGTTCCAGTGTCATGCACACTGCAAGTTGGGAGTGACAATGGAGCAGACTATTGGGCACCTGCCCTCGGAGGGGGCTTTCGTTAG